One window of the Silurus meridionalis isolate SWU-2019-XX chromosome 24, ASM1480568v1, whole genome shotgun sequence genome contains the following:
- the runx1 gene encoding runt-related transcription factor 1 isoform X2 — protein sequence MASNSIFETFPSYQSCFTRDQAPHRRFTPPSSSLATGKMSEALPAMSAHEGGGKLRMCDRSMEVLSEHPGELVRTDSPNFLCSVLPTHWRCNKTLPIAFKVVALGDIPDGTLVTVMAGNDENYSAELRNATAAIKNQVARFNDLRFVGRSGRGKSFTLTITVFTNPPQVATYQRAIKITVDGPREPRRHRQKLEEAVKPGALAFSEQLRRSAMRCSPHQASAPNPRPTLNTPPFGSPTHSQIPDTRQMQTSPSWTYDQSYPYLGAISAPTIHPTTPISPSRNPIHCSDLFSDPRVGLERPFSSIPSLPDNRFADHRVPYPTAAFTYTPTTVTNAIGIGMSAMTAPAGRYHTYLPPPYPAGSSQGQSGHFQASSSPYHLYYSSATGSYQFSMMSGGSGGDRSPPRILPPCTSASTGSALLHPSLPNQNDIVVEAEESHSSSPTSMSSEAVWRPY from the exons ACCAGGCCCCCCATCGCCGATTCACGCCGCCATCCTCCAGCCTGGCCACGGGGAAGATGAGCGAGGCTCTGCCCGCGATGAGCGCGCACGAGGGCGGCGGGAAACTGCGCATGTGTGACCGCAGCATGGAGGTCCTCTCCGAGCACCCGGGAGAGCTCGTGCGCACCGACAGTCCCAACTTCCTGTGCTCGGTGCTGCCCACGCACTGGCGCTGCAACAAGACTCTGCCCATCGCCTTCAAG GTAGTTGCCCTTGGTGACATCCCTGATGGCACACTCGTGACAGTGATGGCAGGAAATGATGAGAATTACTCAGCAGAACTCCGCAATGCCACAGCAGCCATTAAGAACCAGGTGGCACGTTTCAATGACCTGCGCTTTGTTGGTCGCAGCGGAAGGG GGAAGAGTTTTACACTCACCATCACTGTCTTCACTAATCCCCCTCAAGTGGCCACCTATCAGAGAGCCATCAAGATTACAGTCGACGGTCCAAGGGAACCCCGGC GTCATAGACAAAAGCTGGAAGAAGCAGTAAAGCCTGGTGCTCTGGCCTTCTCTGAGCAGTTGCGGAGGAGTGCCATGAGATGCAGTCCTCACCAAGCTTCTGCACCCAATCCCCGCCCCACCCTGAACACGCCTCCTTTTGGTAGCCCCACCCACAGCCAAATACCTG ACACCAGGCAAATGCAGACGTCACCGTCCTGGACATATGATCAATCCTATCCTTACCTGGGTGCTATTTCTGCACCCACTATTCATCCCACGACGCCCATCTCGCCCAGCCGCAATCCAATACACT GTTCGGATCTGTTCAGTGACCCACGTGTCGGTTTGGAGCGTCCCTTCTCCTCCATCCCCTCACTGCCAGACAACCGCTTCGCTGACCACCGCGTCCCGTACCCCACCGCAGCCTTCACCTACACTCCTACCACCGTCACCAACGCTATAGGTATCGGCATGTCAGCCATGACTGCCCCCGCTGGCCGCTACCACACTTACTTACCTCCTCCCTACCCTGCCGGCTCCTCCCAGGGCCAGAGCGGACACTTCCAAGCCAGCTCTTCCCCCTATCACCTCTATTACAGCAGCGCTACCGGCTCGTACCAGTTCTCTATGATGTCGGGTGGAAGTGGGGGAGACCGTTCACCCCCCAGAATCCTGCCGCCGTGCACCAGCGCCTCAACGGGCTCGGCCCTCCTCCACCCCTCACTGCCGAATCAGAACGACATTGTTGTAGAGGCAGAGGAAAGCCACAGCAGCTCCCCAACCAGCATGTCCTCTGAGGCAGTGTGGAGGCCGTACTGA
- the runx1 gene encoding runt-related transcription factor 1 isoform X3 yields the protein MVFLWDAKYDQAPHRRFTPPSSSLATGKMSEALPAMSAHEGGGKLRMCDRSMEVLSEHPGELVRTDSPNFLCSVLPTHWRCNKTLPIAFKVVALGDIPDGTLVTVMAGNDENYSAELRNATAAIKNQVARFNDLRFVGRSGRGKSFTLTITVFTNPPQVATYQRAIKITVDGPREPRRHRQKLEEAVKPGALAFSEQLRRSAMRCSPHQASAPNPRPTLNTPPFGSPTHSQIPDTRQMQTSPSWTYDQSYPYLGAISAPTIHPTTPISPSRNPIHCSDLFSDPRVGLERPFSSIPSLPDNRFADHRVPYPTAAFTYTPTTVTNAIGIGMSAMTAPAGRYHTYLPPPYPAGSSQGQSGHFQASSSPYHLYYSSATGSYQFSMMSGGSGGDRSPPRILPPCTSASTGSALLHPSLPNQNDIVVEAEESHSSSPTSMSSEAVWRPY from the exons ATGGTTTTCCTTTGGGACGCCAAATACG ACCAGGCCCCCCATCGCCGATTCACGCCGCCATCCTCCAGCCTGGCCACGGGGAAGATGAGCGAGGCTCTGCCCGCGATGAGCGCGCACGAGGGCGGCGGGAAACTGCGCATGTGTGACCGCAGCATGGAGGTCCTCTCCGAGCACCCGGGAGAGCTCGTGCGCACCGACAGTCCCAACTTCCTGTGCTCGGTGCTGCCCACGCACTGGCGCTGCAACAAGACTCTGCCCATCGCCTTCAAG GTAGTTGCCCTTGGTGACATCCCTGATGGCACACTCGTGACAGTGATGGCAGGAAATGATGAGAATTACTCAGCAGAACTCCGCAATGCCACAGCAGCCATTAAGAACCAGGTGGCACGTTTCAATGACCTGCGCTTTGTTGGTCGCAGCGGAAGGG GGAAGAGTTTTACACTCACCATCACTGTCTTCACTAATCCCCCTCAAGTGGCCACCTATCAGAGAGCCATCAAGATTACAGTCGACGGTCCAAGGGAACCCCGGC GTCATAGACAAAAGCTGGAAGAAGCAGTAAAGCCTGGTGCTCTGGCCTTCTCTGAGCAGTTGCGGAGGAGTGCCATGAGATGCAGTCCTCACCAAGCTTCTGCACCCAATCCCCGCCCCACCCTGAACACGCCTCCTTTTGGTAGCCCCACCCACAGCCAAATACCTG ACACCAGGCAAATGCAGACGTCACCGTCCTGGACATATGATCAATCCTATCCTTACCTGGGTGCTATTTCTGCACCCACTATTCATCCCACGACGCCCATCTCGCCCAGCCGCAATCCAATACACT GTTCGGATCTGTTCAGTGACCCACGTGTCGGTTTGGAGCGTCCCTTCTCCTCCATCCCCTCACTGCCAGACAACCGCTTCGCTGACCACCGCGTCCCGTACCCCACCGCAGCCTTCACCTACACTCCTACCACCGTCACCAACGCTATAGGTATCGGCATGTCAGCCATGACTGCCCCCGCTGGCCGCTACCACACTTACTTACCTCCTCCCTACCCTGCCGGCTCCTCCCAGGGCCAGAGCGGACACTTCCAAGCCAGCTCTTCCCCCTATCACCTCTATTACAGCAGCGCTACCGGCTCGTACCAGTTCTCTATGATGTCGGGTGGAAGTGGGGGAGACCGTTCACCCCCCAGAATCCTGCCGCCGTGCACCAGCGCCTCAACGGGCTCGGCCCTCCTCCACCCCTCACTGCCGAATCAGAACGACATTGTTGTAGAGGCAGAGGAAAGCCACAGCAGCTCCCCAACCAGCATGTCCTCTGAGGCAGTGTGGAGGCCGTACTGA